The DNA region TCCGCGGCTATACCAGCGTCGCGCATGCCAACGGCCGCAGCGAGCTCGAGATCGAGCTCAAGTATTTCGACGGCACGCCCGTGATCCGCGAGATCGAGCGTGTCTCCAAGCCCGGCCGCCGCGTCTACGCTTCGGTCAAGGCGCTGCCGCGCATCAACAACGGCCTTGGCGTCGCCATCGTCTCGACGCCGAAGGGCGTGATGGCCGACCACGACGCTCGCGATGCGAACGTCGGCGGCGAAATTCTCTGCACGGTGTTCTGATGTCTCGTATCGGCAAACGCGCGGTTAGCATCCCGTCTGGCGTCACCGCCAACGTGGAAGGCCAGACCGTCAAGATGAAAGGCCCCAAGGGGGCGTTGCAGCTCGTGCTGCACGACGACGTCGTCGTGTCCATGGACAAGGCGGCGATCAAGGTCGCGCCGCGCGACGAGAGCAAGCGCGCCCGTTCGCTGTGGGGCACGTCGCGCACGCTGGTGTCGAACCTCGTCACCGGCGTCACCAAGGGCTTCGAAGAGAAGCTCGAGATCACCGGCGTCGGTTATCGCGCGGCGGTGCAGGGCAAGCAGCTCAACCTGCAGCTCGGCTTCTCGCACGACGTGAACTATCCGATCCCGACCGGCATCACGATCGCGACGCCGAAGCCGACGGAAATCGTCATTGCCGGCATCGACAAGCAGCAGGTCGGGCAGGTGGCGGCGGAGATCCGTGGCTACCGTCCGCCGGAGCCGTACAAGGGCAAGGGCGTCAAGTACGCCAACGAGTACATCTTCCGCAAGGAAGGCAAGAAGAAGTAAGAGGGACCTCGCATGTCGAAAATCAAAGACCGGGCCGCGCGGCGGACTGCGTCGGTGCGACGCAAGGTCAAGCTTGCCGGCATCACCAGCGGACGTCTGCGCCTTTCGGTGTTCCGTTCGTCCAAGCACATCCACGCCCAGCTCATCGACGATCTCAAGGGCGAGACCGTCGCCGCTGCTTCGTCGCTGGAAAAGTCGCTGCGTGAGGCGAGCAAGACGGGGGCCAACATCGAGGCGGCCAAGACCGTCGGCAAGCTGCTGGCCGAGCGCGCGACCGCCAAGGGCTTCAAGGACGTCGTGTTCGATCGCGGCGGCTACATCTATCACGGCCGCGTCAAGGCGCTGGCCGATGCCGCCCGTGAGGGCGGTCTCAACTTCTAACGGAACGAACCCATGGCACATGAACCTCGACGAGATCGTGAGCGCGGTGGTCGCGATCGTGAAGAGCGCGACAGCGAGTTCACGGACAAGCTCGTCCACATCAACCGCGTCGCCAAGGTGGTGAAGGGCGGCAAGCGCTTCGGTTTCGCGGCGCTCGTCGTCGTCGGCGATCAGAAGGGCCGCGTCGGCTTCGGCCACGGCAAGGCGCGCGAAGTGCCGGAAGCGATCCGCAAGGCGACCGAAGGCGCCAAGCGCTCGCTGACCCGCGTGCCGCTGCGCGAAGGCCGTACGCTGCATCACGACGTGCTCGGCCGTCACGGCGCGGGCAAGGTGTTCCTGCGCGCGGCCCCTCCGGGCACCGGCATCATCGCCGGCGGTCCGATGCGCGCCGTGTTCGAAACGCTCGGCATGCAGGACGTGGTGGCGAAGTCGCTCGGTTCGTCGAACCCGTACAACGTCGTGCGCGCCACGTTCGATGCGCTGAAGAACCAGGACTCGCCGCGTTCGGTCGCGGCGCGCCGCAACATCAAGGTGTCCACGCTGCAGTCGCGTCGTCGCGAAGGCGGCGAGGCCGAGGCGACGGCGGAGTAATCGGTCATGGCTCAAAGCAAGACCATCAAGGTGGAGCAGGTGGGCAGCCCGCTGCGTCGTAGCAACGACCAGCGTGCGACCCTCATCGGGCTCGGTCTCAACAAGATCGGTCGCGTCAAGGATCTGCCGGACAATCCGGCGACGCGCGGCATGATCCGCAAGGTGCAGCACCTCGTCCGCGTGGTCGGCGAGGCGAAGTAATAAATTCTGTCGTCACCGGGTTCGTCCCGGTGACCCCGATAAGGCGGGCAGGGCTTTGCCTTCCTAAGCGAGATGGCCGGCACGAGCCCGGCCATGACAATCGACAGGGTCGAGGACAAGACGATGAAACTGAACCAGATCGCCGACAATGCCGGCGCGCGCCAGAAGCGCACGCGCCTCGGCCGCGGCATCGGCTCCGGCAAGGGCAAGACCGGCGGCCGCGGCGGCAAGGGTCAGACCGCGCGTACGGGCGTGCGCATCAAGGGCTTCGAGGGCGGCCAGATGCCGCTGCATCGCCGCCTGCCGAAGCGCGGCTTCCGCAACACGTCGTTCCAGCTGAGCCTCAACGAGATCAATCTCGGCAAGGTCCAGGCGGCGATCGACGCGGGCACGCTCGATGCCAAGAGCCCGGTGAACGCCGAGGCGCTGGTCAAGGCTGGCCTGATGCGCCGCGCCAAGGACGGCGTGAAGCTGCTCGGCCAGGGCGAGCTGAAGGCCAAGGTTGCGTTCGAGGTCTTCGGGGCGTCGAAGTCGGCGGTGGCGGCGGTCGAGAAGGCCGGCGGCAGCGTCAAGATCCTGGCGCCGGCGGTCGAAGAGACCGACGAGGAGCCGAAGGGCAAGAACGCGCGCAAGGCGAAGGAAGCCGCCAAGGCGTAATTGGCCTGGCGGCGGTGCGGCATCCGGCACCGGGTGTCGCCGGCGGCGACCGGCTACAAGAACTGACGGCAATGCCTATCTAAGGCTTTGCCAGAACGGACTATCCTGACGGCCTCAAGGCCATTCAGGCGCTGGCAGCGACAGGGCGCGGCGGCAGGAGCGGACTGATGGTTTCGGCGGCGGAACAACTGGCGGCCAATCTCAATTTCTCGGCGCTCGCCAAAGCCGAAGAGCTCAAGAAGCGTATTTGGTTCACGGTCGGCGCGCTGCTCGTCTACCGCCTCGGCACCTATATTCCGTTGCCCGGCATCGACCCGGCCGCCTGGGAGCAGCTCTTCCAGACGCAGTCCGGCGGCATCCTCGGCATGTTCAACATGTTCTCCGGCGGTGGCATCCACCGCATGGCGATCTTCGCGTTGAATATCATGCCGTACATCTCGGCATCGATTATCGTTCAGCTACTGACCACGGTCTCGCCGACGCTCGAAGCGCTCAAGAAAGAGGGCGAGCAGGGCCGCAAGATCATGAACCAGTACACGCGGTATCTGACCGTGGTGCTGGCGGCTTTCCAGTCCTACGGCATCGCCGTCGGCTTGCAGGGCTCGGGCAATGTCGTGGCCAATCCCGGCCTGTTCTTCCTGATCTCGACCACGATCACGCTGACCGGCGGCACGATGTTCCT from Pseudolabrys taiwanensis includes:
- the rpsH gene encoding 30S ribosomal protein S8 translates to MSVNDPIGDMITRIRNAQLRNKSKVSMPGSRQRERVAEVLKTEGYIRGYTSVAHANGRSELEIELKYFDGTPVIREIERVSKPGRRVYASVKALPRINNGLGVAIVSTPKGVMADHDARDANVGGEILCTVF
- the rplF gene encoding 50S ribosomal protein L6, with product MSRIGKRAVSIPSGVTANVEGQTVKMKGPKGALQLVLHDDVVVSMDKAAIKVAPRDESKRARSLWGTSRTLVSNLVTGVTKGFEEKLEITGVGYRAAVQGKQLNLQLGFSHDVNYPIPTGITIATPKPTEIVIAGIDKQQVGQVAAEIRGYRPPEPYKGKGVKYANEYIFRKEGKKK
- the rplR gene encoding 50S ribosomal protein L18: MSKIKDRAARRTASVRRKVKLAGITSGRLRLSVFRSSKHIHAQLIDDLKGETVAAASSLEKSLREASKTGANIEAAKTVGKLLAERATAKGFKDVVFDRGGYIYHGRVKALADAAREGGLNF
- the rpsE gene encoding 30S ribosomal protein S5 — translated: MAHEPRRDRERGGRDREERDSEFTDKLVHINRVAKVVKGGKRFGFAALVVVGDQKGRVGFGHGKAREVPEAIRKATEGAKRSLTRVPLREGRTLHHDVLGRHGAGKVFLRAAPPGTGIIAGGPMRAVFETLGMQDVVAKSLGSSNPYNVVRATFDALKNQDSPRSVAARRNIKVSTLQSRRREGGEAEATAE
- the rpmD gene encoding 50S ribosomal protein L30, which codes for MAQSKTIKVEQVGSPLRRSNDQRATLIGLGLNKIGRVKDLPDNPATRGMIRKVQHLVRVVGEAK
- the rplO gene encoding 50S ribosomal protein L15, producing MKLNQIADNAGARQKRTRLGRGIGSGKGKTGGRGGKGQTARTGVRIKGFEGGQMPLHRRLPKRGFRNTSFQLSLNEINLGKVQAAIDAGTLDAKSPVNAEALVKAGLMRRAKDGVKLLGQGELKAKVAFEVFGASKSAVAAVEKAGGSVKILAPAVEETDEEPKGKNARKAKEAAKA